A genome region from Proteus vulgaris includes the following:
- a CDS encoding lipoate--protein ligase A, translating to MSGKLRLLISESFDPWFNLAVEECIFRQMPADQRVLFLWRNDNTVVIGRAQNPWKECNTRKMDEDGVKLARRSSGGGAVFHDLGNTCFTFMAGKPEYNKTISTQIILNGLLKAGINATASGRNDLVVPQDEGERKVSGSAYKETKDRGFHHGTLLINANLSRLANYLNPDPKKLQAKGITSVRSRVANLVELKPNITHEELCETITESFFEYYGERVDAEIISPQKLPDLPGFEETFAKQSSWEWNFGQAPAFSHLLDNRFKWGGVELHFDVERGNVIRSQIYTDSLDPAPLETLSEMLVGQRYTPGSLKGLIEQLIQRYPNNKMELNELQEWLVAAIA from the coding sequence ATGTCAGGCAAATTGCGTTTGTTAATTTCCGAGTCTTTTGATCCTTGGTTTAACCTTGCTGTTGAAGAGTGTATTTTTAGACAAATGCCCGCTGATCAACGCGTACTATTTCTTTGGCGTAACGATAATACGGTAGTTATTGGGCGAGCACAAAATCCATGGAAAGAGTGTAATACCCGTAAAATGGATGAAGATGGTGTTAAATTAGCGCGCCGTTCAAGTGGTGGTGGTGCTGTTTTCCATGATCTTGGCAATACCTGTTTTACCTTTATGGCAGGAAAGCCAGAATATAATAAAACGATTTCAACTCAAATTATTCTTAATGGGTTATTAAAAGCGGGGATTAATGCTACGGCATCAGGACGTAACGATTTAGTGGTTCCCCAAGATGAGGGCGAAAGAAAGGTTTCTGGATCAGCCTATAAAGAGACTAAAGATCGTGGTTTTCATCATGGCACATTATTAATAAATGCTAACTTATCTAGATTAGCTAATTATCTCAATCCAGATCCGAAAAAGCTTCAAGCTAAAGGTATCACTTCTGTACGTTCCCGAGTGGCTAATTTGGTCGAGCTTAAACCTAATATTACTCATGAAGAACTTTGTGAAACTATCACTGAAAGCTTTTTTGAATACTATGGTGAGCGAGTCGATGCTGAGATTATTTCACCGCAAAAGTTACCTGATTTACCTGGTTTTGAAGAAACATTTGCTAAACAAAGTAGTTGGGAATGGAATTTTGGGCAAGCTCCTGCGTTTTCACATCTTTTAGATAATCGTTTTAAATGGGGAGGCGTTGAGCTACATTTTGACGTTGAGCGTGGCAATGTTATTAGAAGCCAAATCTATACAGATAGTTTAGATCCTGCACCATTAGAAACATTATCAGAGATGTTGGTAGGGCAGCGTTATACACCTGGATCCTTAAAAGGGCTTATTGAGCAGCTCATTCAGCGTTATCCTAATAATAAAATGGAGCTTAATGAGCTTCAAGAATGGCTTGTGGCAGCAATAGCGTAA
- a CDS encoding hemin-degrading factor gives MNKSLYESYLQAKADKKASYARDLAAYLNISEAELTHARVEHDAMRLRNEVQELLKALSKVGEVKAITRNDIAVHEHLGEYTNARFSDHAGLILNPRAMDLRFFFAYWSSIFALAEETSKGIRYSIQFFDMHGDALHKIYATDNTNMDEWNALIQSFLLEENPALDITPVEPYSNTPVSHELAEQLEQQWRSMTDVHQFFKLLKENNLSRQQAFKAVPDDLAYQVDNSALKTLLELAKEAQNEIMIFVGSRGCVQIFTGQIDRLVPHQFENSEQVWINIFNPAFTLHLIESEIAESWVTRKPTQDGFVTSLEIFDNKGQQIAQLYGQRTEGTAEQQQWREQVNTLTKIA, from the coding sequence TTTATGAGAGCTACCTGCAAGCTAAAGCGGATAAAAAAGCATCATATGCGCGTGATCTTGCTGCTTACTTAAATATCAGTGAAGCTGAACTCACGCACGCACGCGTAGAACACGATGCAATGCGTTTACGCAATGAGGTACAAGAATTATTAAAAGCATTAAGTAAAGTCGGTGAAGTCAAAGCTATTACTCGCAATGATATTGCTGTTCATGAACACCTTGGTGAATACACAAATGCACGTTTTAGCGATCACGCAGGTTTAATCTTAAATCCCCGAGCAATGGATTTACGCTTTTTCTTCGCTTATTGGTCAAGCATTTTTGCCCTTGCCGAAGAGACATCAAAAGGGATCCGTTATAGTATTCAATTCTTTGATATGCATGGTGATGCATTACATAAAATCTATGCGACAGATAACACAAATATGGATGAATGGAATGCACTTATTCAATCATTCTTATTGGAAGAAAATCCTGCTCTTGATATCACGCCTGTTGAACCATACTCAAATACGCCAGTTAGTCATGAATTAGCGGAACAACTTGAACAACAATGGCGTTCAATGACTGACGTTCACCAATTCTTCAAACTACTAAAAGAAAATAACTTAAGTCGTCAACAAGCATTTAAAGCGGTTCCTGACGATCTCGCCTATCAAGTCGATAACAGCGCACTGAAAACTTTATTAGAACTCGCTAAAGAAGCACAAAACGAGATCATGATCTTCGTCGGTAGCCGTGGTTGTGTACAAATTTTTACAGGACAAATTGATCGCCTAGTTCCTCATCAATTTGAAAATAGCGAACAAGTTTGGATCAATATTTTCAATCCTGCTTTTACTCTTCATTTAATTGAAAGTGAAATCGCAGAAAGTTGGGTGACACGTAAACCAACTCAAGATGGTTTTGTTACCAGCCTTGAAATCTTTGATAACAAGGGACAACAAATTGCTCAACTCTATGGACAACGCACTGAAGGTACTGCAGAGCAACAACAGTGGCGTGAACAAGTGAATACCCTCACTAAAATCGCCTAA
- a CDS encoding helix-turn-helix domain-containing protein, protein MAENVVNDILKWLETQLQRNEGIKIDTIANKSGYSKWHLQRIFKDFKGCTLGEYVRKRRLLEAAKSLQEKDMSILDIALMYGFSSQATFTRIFKKHFNTTPAKFRENGKMPDTHCFMSCENH, encoded by the coding sequence ATGGCTGAAAATGTCGTTAATGATATTCTGAAATGGTTAGAAACCCAGTTACAACGTAACGAAGGTATAAAAATCGATACGATAGCAAATAAAAGCGGCTACTCGAAGTGGCACTTGCAGCGTATTTTTAAAGATTTTAAAGGCTGCACATTAGGCGAGTATGTTCGTAAACGTCGCTTATTAGAAGCCGCTAAATCATTACAAGAAAAAGACATGTCTATTTTAGATATTGCTTTAATGTATGGCTTTAGCTCTCAAGCAACATTTACACGTATCTTTAAAAAGCATTTCAATACTACACCCGCTAAATTTAGAGAAAATGGCAAAATGCCAGACACTCATTGCTTTATGTCATGTGAAAATCATTAA
- a CDS encoding C40 family peptidase: MRKSVFYPFLLCIILLAGCSSTPSKRIPPAPPLKTQLSDPIMVIVQLKSQLEQWYGTPYSYGGMTPSGIDCSGFVYKTYSDRFDIKLPRMTIDQTKYGTQISKSDLMPGDLVFFKTGGGENGLHVGIYDTDNTFIHASTSKGVTRSSLDNVYWKKTFWQARRL, encoded by the coding sequence ATGAGAAAGTCCGTTTTTTATCCTTTCTTACTCTGTATTATTCTGTTGGCTGGATGTTCATCAACTCCATCTAAGCGTATTCCACCAGCGCCTCCATTAAAAACACAACTTTCCGATCCTATCATGGTGATAGTGCAATTAAAATCGCAACTCGAGCAATGGTATGGTACGCCATATAGTTATGGTGGAATGACGCCTTCGGGCATTGATTGCTCAGGCTTTGTGTATAAAACTTACAGTGATCGCTTTGATATAAAGCTTCCCCGAATGACCATTGATCAAACTAAATATGGTACACAAATCAGTAAAAGTGATTTAATGCCAGGTGATTTGGTTTTCTTCAAAACCGGTGGCGGTGAAAATGGGCTTCATGTCGGTATTTATGATACTGATAATACATTTATCCATGCATCAACTAGCAAAGGCGTAACGCGTTCATCCCTTGATAATGTCTATTGGAAAAAGACATTCTGGCAAGCTCGTCGATTGTAG
- a CDS encoding heme ABC transporter ATP-binding protein — MIEKQNTPLLYGNHLTHQIGNKTIIDDVSLSLNAGELVTIIGPNGAGKSSLLRLLTGYIRPTQGLCYFKQKTYSQWNSQQLAQNRAVMRQNSQLSFSFSVEEVVAMGRTPHGQQHKKIAIETALRQTDCLKFKDRDYRQLSGGEQQRVQLARVLAQLWHPTPQDAALFLDEPTSALDLYHQQHSLRLLKQLAKTQNLMVCCVLHDLNLASLYADRILLLHQGKLVCEGTPYSVLTTENIQKWYGADVSVNTHPEHLYPQVFLRR, encoded by the coding sequence ATGATCGAAAAACAAAACACACCATTACTTTATGGAAATCATTTAACTCACCAAATTGGCAATAAGACGATTATTGATGATGTGTCACTTTCACTTAATGCTGGAGAATTAGTTACCATTATTGGGCCGAATGGTGCTGGAAAGTCATCGCTATTACGCTTATTAACAGGCTATATAAGACCAACACAAGGCCTATGTTATTTTAAACAAAAAACCTATTCACAATGGAATAGCCAACAATTAGCGCAAAACCGCGCTGTTATGCGACAAAATAGTCAGCTCTCATTTTCATTTTCAGTCGAAGAAGTGGTTGCCATGGGAAGAACACCTCATGGTCAGCAACATAAAAAAATCGCCATTGAAACCGCACTACGCCAAACAGATTGTTTAAAATTTAAGGATAGAGACTATCGCCAGTTATCAGGAGGGGAACAACAGCGAGTGCAACTTGCTAGAGTATTAGCGCAATTATGGCACCCTACACCACAAGATGCTGCATTGTTCCTCGATGAACCGACCTCTGCACTTGATCTTTACCACCAGCAACACAGTTTACGTTTATTAAAACAATTGGCAAAAACACAAAATCTTATGGTGTGCTGTGTTTTGCATGATCTTAATTTAGCGTCTCTTTATGCTGATAGAATTCTATTATTGCATCAAGGAAAGTTAGTTTGTGAAGGTACGCCATACAGTGTACTCACAACAGAAAATATTCAAAAATGGTATGGCGCAGATGTGAGTGTGAATACTCATCCAGAACATTTATATCCTCAAGTCTTTCTACGTCGGTAA
- a CDS encoding heme/hemin ABC transporter substrate-binding protein: protein MKKWLLLILCSTLSFITSANERIVTIGGDITEIVFALGAGEQIIARDSTSLVPEQVKTLPDVGYMRMLNPEGILSVKPTLIITSELARPSLALRRIKEAGVAVKTITGTHSLEAINEKIETIATVLNKEQEGDQLKEKLALSIKQIPTTPINKKIIYIMSHGGVVPMAAGQNTAADTIISLVGGKNAMQGFTSYRPLSQEGVIASQPDILLVTKEGIKGIGGIEKLWELPGIKYTPAGKNKHYVVVDDMGLLGFTLSTPEVMHQIRQALEQ from the coding sequence ATGAAAAAATGGCTTCTTTTGATCCTGTGTAGCACCCTATCGTTCATCACTTCAGCCAATGAACGTATTGTTACTATTGGTGGTGATATTACAGAAATTGTTTTCGCATTAGGTGCAGGCGAGCAGATTATCGCAAGAGACAGCACTAGTTTAGTTCCTGAACAAGTGAAAACACTTCCTGATGTAGGTTATATGCGGATGCTAAATCCTGAAGGGATCTTATCTGTCAAACCAACGTTGATCATTACCAGCGAATTAGCTCGCCCTTCTTTAGCATTACGTCGAATTAAAGAAGCAGGAGTCGCTGTTAAAACAATTACCGGTACACATTCATTAGAAGCCATTAATGAAAAAATAGAGACGATTGCGACTGTTTTAAATAAAGAACAAGAAGGCGATCAATTAAAAGAGAAACTGGCCCTCTCAATCAAGCAAATTCCAACCACGCCTATCAATAAGAAAATCATTTATATCATGAGTCATGGTGGTGTTGTTCCAATGGCAGCGGGTCAAAATACAGCCGCAGATACCATTATTTCATTAGTCGGTGGTAAAAATGCTATGCAAGGGTTTACAAGCTATCGTCCACTTTCTCAAGAAGGGGTTATTGCAAGCCAACCTGATATTTTGCTGGTCACCAAAGAAGGTATTAAAGGTATTGGCGGAATTGAAAAACTGTGGGAATTGCCCGGTATAAAATACACACCTGCGGGTAAAAACAAGCATTATGTTGTTGTTGATGACATGGGATTATTAGGCTTTACCCTTTCAACACCAGAAGTCATGCATCAAATTCGTCAAGCGTTGGAGCAATAA
- a CDS encoding FecCD family ABC transporter permease: protein MSRFHSPWMSLLVLLFLLITVALISVNSGALALSFHTLWNSSFDDMEWQIWLDIRLPRVLLAILVGGALAISGAIMQGLFRNSLADPGLLGISSGAALMVAIVIILPFSFSPAFAFYSHIIAAFIGGLIVAMIIFSLHQLSDGNLARLLLAGIAINALCMSFIGVLSYISTDQQLRQFSLWMMGSLSQIDWKTLSIATLVIIPVSILACWQSHKLNLLQLGDEEAHYLGLNVRRTKFILLLLSAILIGCAVALSGVIGFIGLVIPHLIRIRIGSNHVWLLPATILGGATLLLAADTLSRTLVSPAEIPVGLITGLIGGPYFLWLILRQPAGRMS from the coding sequence ATGTCTCGTTTTCATTCACCGTGGATGAGTCTTTTAGTTTTACTCTTTTTGCTTATTACTGTTGCATTAATTTCTGTGAATAGCGGTGCATTAGCCCTTTCGTTTCATACATTATGGAATAGCTCTTTTGATGATATGGAATGGCAAATTTGGCTAGATATTCGCCTACCTCGCGTATTATTGGCCATTCTCGTTGGCGGTGCTTTAGCAATATCAGGTGCGATAATGCAGGGATTATTTAGAAACTCATTAGCTGATCCTGGTTTACTTGGTATTAGTAGTGGTGCTGCACTAATGGTAGCCATTGTGATTATTCTACCGTTCTCTTTTTCACCCGCCTTTGCATTTTACAGTCATATTATCGCCGCCTTTATTGGCGGTTTAATTGTGGCAATGATTATCTTCTCATTACACCAATTGAGTGACGGTAATTTAGCACGATTATTGCTTGCTGGGATTGCTATCAATGCACTATGCATGTCTTTTATTGGTGTATTAAGTTATATCAGCACTGATCAACAATTACGTCAATTCTCTCTTTGGATGATGGGTTCATTAAGCCAGATTGACTGGAAAACCTTATCCATTGCAACCCTTGTAATCATTCCTGTCAGTATTTTGGCATGTTGGCAAAGTCATAAATTAAACCTATTACAACTTGGTGATGAAGAAGCGCATTATTTAGGACTAAATGTAAGAAGAACCAAGTTTATTTTACTACTGCTTAGCGCCATCTTAATTGGCTGTGCTGTCGCTTTAAGTGGCGTTATTGGATTTATTGGACTTGTAATTCCACACCTTATTCGTATACGTATTGGTAGTAATCATGTATGGCTATTACCAGCCACTATCTTAGGTGGTGCTACGCTCTTACTCGCAGCTGATACATTATCACGAACACTGGTATCTCCAGCAGAAATCCCTGTGGGGCTTATTACAGGATTAATTGGTGGCCCTTATTTCCTTTGGCTTATCTTACGACAACCCGCAGGAAGAATGTCATGA